One segment of Natronosalvus halobius DNA contains the following:
- a CDS encoding lipid II:glycine glycyltransferase FemX, with protein sequence MSVEIDRLDIREDADEWNRHVERADRTHPFFRAESLALQAEDTNTTVHPLVGFKGQEVVGLFPVFEFRKGPVTGAFSPAPYSWACYLGPVMCNLEKLKRRKVDRRTKTFLEESLAWIEATLSPMYAKFESVRVGDVRPFVWSGYEVEPQYTYVVDLGDNLDQLLDTFSSDARSNVRSADDFEGVYVIEEGSIDDIDRIVEQVRSRYASQGQSFHLSAAFVRSLYEELPQGSVRPYVCRVNGDFQGGILVLESESTRYRWQGGVKPDADVDLPINDLLDWHVMRDGLEAGLERYDLVGAGVPSINRYKAKFNPRLETYYTVTSGAFGLDVLINRYRKRK encoded by the coding sequence ATGAGCGTCGAAATCGATCGACTGGACATCCGCGAGGACGCCGACGAGTGGAACCGGCACGTCGAGCGTGCGGACCGGACGCACCCGTTCTTCCGGGCCGAATCGCTCGCGCTGCAGGCGGAGGACACGAACACGACGGTCCACCCGCTGGTCGGGTTCAAGGGACAGGAGGTCGTCGGCCTCTTTCCCGTGTTCGAGTTCAGGAAGGGGCCGGTCACGGGCGCGTTCTCGCCGGCGCCGTACTCCTGGGCGTGCTACCTCGGGCCGGTCATGTGCAACCTCGAGAAGCTGAAACGGCGCAAGGTAGACCGGCGGACGAAGACGTTCCTGGAGGAGAGCCTCGCGTGGATCGAGGCGACCCTCTCGCCGATGTACGCCAAGTTCGAGTCGGTTCGCGTCGGCGACGTCCGCCCCTTCGTCTGGAGCGGCTATGAGGTCGAGCCGCAGTACACCTACGTCGTCGACCTCGGGGACAATCTCGACCAATTGCTCGACACCTTCAGCAGCGACGCCAGATCCAACGTGCGAAGCGCCGACGACTTCGAGGGCGTGTACGTGATCGAGGAAGGTTCGATCGACGACATCGACCGGATCGTCGAGCAGGTCCGGTCGCGCTACGCGAGCCAGGGGCAGTCGTTTCACCTCTCCGCGGCGTTCGTCCGGTCGCTCTACGAGGAACTCCCCCAGGGATCGGTCCGGCCCTACGTCTGTCGCGTGAACGGTGACTTCCAGGGCGGCATCCTGGTGCTCGAGTCAGAGTCGACGCGGTATCGCTGGCAGGGTGGCGTGAAGCCGGATGCGGACGTCGACTTGCCGATCAACGATCTACTCGACTGGCACGTCATGCGCGACGGCCTCGAGGCCGGCCTCGAGCGCTACGACTTGGTCGGGGCAGGCGTGCCGAGCATCAACCGCTACAAGGCGAAGTTCAATCCCCGTCTCGAGACCTACTATACGGTCACGTCTGGGGCGTTCGGACTCGATGTGCTGATCAACAGGTATCGGAAGCGAAAGTGA
- a CDS encoding MarR family transcriptional regulator yields MSVTDTEQTSDESTQSTLVSDLPPSAKLVYKVLEYEGAMTQEEIATESRLCARTVRYALTKLENVDCIDSRPSLRDARRSIYTVDGEL; encoded by the coding sequence ATGAGCGTCACAGATACCGAACAGACTAGCGACGAATCGACGCAGAGTACACTGGTCAGCGACCTTCCGCCGAGTGCCAAACTGGTTTACAAGGTACTCGAGTACGAGGGCGCGATGACCCAGGAAGAGATTGCGACGGAGTCTCGGCTGTGCGCGCGGACCGTCCGCTACGCGCTCACGAAACTCGAGAACGTCGACTGTATCGACAGCCGCCCGTCGCTTCGCGACGCGCGCCGGTCGATCTACACGGTCGACGGCGAGTTGTAA
- the phoU gene encoding phosphate signaling complex protein PhoU has translation MARTSYQEQLLELRSDICYMGEVVMERLRMGLDALEQKDEDLANEVITGDGEINRMYLDLEQQCIDLLALQQPVASDLRFIASSFKVITDLERIGDLAVNLGEYTIDAEQDLFPDVDVQAMGDLTLEMIDDAMQAYDEEDVGACRELAVRDDDLDHFAERASEIVVRDLIERELDAPEEVETLLQDVSRLLLTIRDLERVGDHAVNIAARTLYMVENDDELIY, from the coding sequence ATGGCCAGAACCTCCTATCAGGAACAGCTTCTGGAACTTCGATCGGACATCTGTTACATGGGCGAGGTCGTCATGGAACGCCTCCGGATGGGCCTCGACGCACTCGAGCAGAAAGACGAGGACCTCGCCAACGAGGTCATCACGGGCGACGGCGAGATCAACCGGATGTACCTCGACCTCGAGCAACAGTGTATCGACCTCCTGGCGCTCCAGCAGCCGGTCGCCAGCGACCTGCGGTTTATCGCCTCGTCGTTCAAGGTCATCACCGACCTGGAACGGATCGGCGACCTGGCAGTCAACCTCGGGGAGTATACTATCGACGCGGAACAGGACCTCTTTCCCGACGTCGACGTACAGGCGATGGGCGATCTTACCCTCGAGATGATCGACGACGCGATGCAGGCCTACGACGAGGAGGACGTCGGCGCCTGTCGGGAACTCGCGGTGCGAGACGACGATCTCGACCACTTCGCCGAACGGGCGAGCGAGATCGTCGTCCGTGATCTCATCGAGCGGGAACTCGACGCGCCCGAAGAGGTCGAGACCCTCCTCCAGGACGTCTCTCGTCTCCTGTTGACGATTCGAGACCTGGAACGGGTAGGTGACCACGCGGTCAACATCGCCGCCCGGACGCTGTACATGGTCGAGAACGACGACGAACTCATCTACTGA